Within Acidobacteriota bacterium, the genomic segment AAGCAGGCAGTCGCTCCGACGCGCGAATCCATCAACCGCACGGGGTGAGGTAACGGATGAAAGTACAAACCGCCGCCGGAAGGCGGCGCGTAATATCCCGTGATGTCTACGACGACGTTCGTGTTTGTGGTCACGTAAATGTTGAAGGCTCCATCGCTCGCGCCAAGCCCAACCGTAAAGACATTGTTCAAGACCTGATTCGCGGCGAAGTTGGAATTGGCAACCAGCGGTCGCATGACATCGCTGGGATAAAGCGTCAAAAAGCCTCCGCCGGATTCGACGGTCGTGATGTTGCCGGTCAAAGCCTTGGCATTCGCAGGAATCGTCAAGCCATCACAAGTCCTGCCCGCAGCCGTCTGCGTCCGCGAAGTCTGCCCCGGAATCTGCGCTCCCGGCGTATCGCATCCCGTCGCTCCAACCCGCGTATCCAGCAGTCGCACCGGATGCGCCAAGGGATAAAACTGCAATCCGCTGCTGACCGTGCTGATCGTTACCGCATACACCTGGAATCCCTGACAGCCGAGATTGTCCGTCGCGGTAATCGTAAAGTTGAAAGTGCCTGCTGCGGTCGGCGTGCCGGACAAAGTATTCCCGACCAGATTCAATCCTGTCGGCAGATTGCCGATGCTGACGGTAAAACTATAAGGCGCAGTTCCGCCCCCGGCAGTGAAGGTCTGCACCGGATAGCCGACGCCGACCGTTCCATTGGGCAGCGTTGATGGACCAACCAGAATGGTTTGACATCCGCCGCTCTGCCCGCTGACGACAAAGCCTCCTTCGACCGCATACTGTCCGCCGCTCGAAGCTCCGACCACACTTTGCCCGATCACGCCAGATTCAGCGTAACTCCCGCCGGAACTCGCGCCGCCTCCACCCGCAATAACGGATTGCGTGATGTTGTAGCTGCCGCCGCTTTGCGTGGGAACAGTTGACAGAGGAGAAGCTTCTGGCGTGGCTTCATGTTTTACCGTTGGACCGGCAGATGCCCCGACGCGCTCGGCGTTGGGAGCAAGATTGGCAAACTCACCCAACGTTCTGCTGCGCGCCACACCAAACAAGAGTCCTGCCAAAGACGCGAGACAAAGCAACGCGAATAGAGAACGGCGTCGGTCTTTTGTAATGCTGATCATCTTCCCCCCTTATGCCTCCTCATGGATTTTGCGCAATCGCCTCCAGGCAAAGCCACTACGGCTTCATAAAAAAATGCGGGCTGTGGAATGTTATGGTTTGCAACCATCCGCGTGAGGATTGCTCTGACAAACAATCTTCTTTAGGGCTTCAATGGTGCTCTGCTGTTGTTGGAGCAGAGTCTGTTGTTGATGGATGGCGCGCTGTAGTTCATCAATTAGAGTCTGCTGTTGCTGTATGGCGTTGACCAGGACGGTCGTGATTTGACCGTACTTGACACCCTCGATCTCGCCTTTTGCATTGCGGGTGATTAGGAGCGGTTCGATCTTTTCAACTTCTTCCGCGCCGAAGCCGATGTCCGCTTTGCCTCCTTCAATCCAATTGAAAGTAATCGGGCGCAAGCGGCTGACGACGTTTAAGCCGCCTGTAAAGGTCTGGACGTTGGTTTTATAGCGCAGGGAGGATGAACAATTGGCGATGTTATTGGAGGAATTCAGGCATAAATCCGTGGCTCCGTTGCCTCCTAAATTGTTGAGTTTGACCAGACCATCAAACGTCGTGGTGAGGCCGAAGGTCGCCGTTTGAGAAACATCCAGCCTGCCGGGAATGGAAACCTTGTCAGCCGATGCGCCCAGAACAACCGTGTTGCTTGTATAAACGGTCGCCCCCGCGCCGATGGCAGTGGCATAGGTAAGATTGTTTAAGCCGACATTGGCAAGCGCACCGATGACTGTATTGTTGCTGCCGGTTGTGTTGGCGTTTCCAGCATTGACTCCGACAAAGACATTGAAACCGCCCGTCGTATTTCCGCCACCCGAATTGGTTCCGATGAATGTATTAGACTGTCCCGATGTATTAACGCTCCCGGCACTCGCGCCGAAAAAAGAATTTGATAAGCTGTTGGTTAACGCGCCAGCGTTGGCACCAAAAAAGGAATTTGCACTAAAGTTCGAAGTAGATCCGCCCGCCTTATAACCGAAAAAGGAGTTTTGGCTACCTGATGTATTTGAGTCGCCAGCTTGATAGCCATAAAAGGCATTATTGCCGCCACTGGTGTTCACTCCGCCCGACCCGGTACCGAAAAAAGCATTGTTCGCACCGCTCGTATTTAAAAGGCCAGCTTGATATCCGAAGAACGAATTACCGTCTGCGTTATTCGCCTGACCTGCGCCACTGCCGAAAAAGGAGTTGCCAGCGCCGGTCAAGTTTCCTGTCCCGGCGTTGTATCCGA encodes:
- a CDS encoding tail fiber domain-containing protein, giving the protein MTSRMILVVLFFLVGVVPVLAQSTAFTYQGKLTDANNPASGNYDMQFKLFDTATVGTGTQQGATVTKASVTVTAGIFTVQLDFGSGAFSGPPRFLEIGVRQAGSPDPYTLLSPRQPVTSTPYAVRSLNSSVADTLSSACVGCVTSTQVGGVSGSAVTGTIPTASVPAGSASYVQNTTSPQASSNFNISGTGTANIFNAATQFNIGVNRVLALGQVAGIFVGRLAGVSNTTGSGNSFFGDSAGRFNTTAANNSFFGRDAGTLNTASDNSFFGAFAGDSNTTGTRNSFFGRTSGDANQTGNDNSFFGYSAGRFNTASFNSFFGSGAGDSTTSGANNTFFGYNAGTGNLTGAGNSFFGSGAGQANNADGNSFFGYQAGLLNTSGANNAFFGTGSGGVNTSGGNNAFYGYQAGDSNTSGSQNSFFGYKAGGSTSNFSANSFFGANAGALTNSLSNSFFGASAGSVNTSGQSNTFIGTNSGGGNTTGGFNVFVGVNAGNANTTGSNNTVIGALANVGLNNLTYATAIGAGATVYTSNTVVLGASADKVSIPGRLDVSQTATFGLTTTFDGLVKLNNLGGNGATDLCLNSSNNIANCSSSLRYKTNVQTFTGGLNVVSRLRPITFNWIEGGKADIGFGAEEVEKIEPLLITRNAKGEIEGVKYGQITTVLVNAIQQQQTLIDELQRAIHQQQTLLQQQQSTIEALKKIVCQSNPHADGCKP